In a genomic window of Xylophilus rhododendri:
- a CDS encoding peroxiredoxin: protein MAIVVNKPIPEFEAIATNGVKVTNTSHAGQTVVLYFYPKDNTPGCTTEAMQFRDRYKDFVKAGATVFGVSRDNMKSHDDFKAKVELPFELIADTEEKMCHMFGVVKNKIMYGKKVKGIERSTFLIGPDGVLRAEWRGLKVLGHVDEVLTAVKELNRQAA, encoded by the coding sequence ATGGCGATCGTTGTCAACAAGCCCATTCCCGAATTTGAAGCCATCGCAACGAACGGAGTCAAGGTTACCAACACCTCGCATGCCGGCCAGACCGTAGTGCTTTATTTCTATCCCAAGGACAACACGCCGGGATGCACCACGGAAGCGATGCAGTTTCGCGATCGCTACAAGGATTTCGTGAAGGCCGGCGCCACCGTCTTCGGCGTCTCTCGCGACAACATGAAGTCGCACGACGACTTCAAGGCCAAGGTCGAACTCCCCTTCGAACTGATCGCCGACACCGAAGAAAAAATGTGCCACATGTTCGGCGTGGTCAAGAACAAGATCATGTACGGCAAGAAGGTCAAGGGCATCGAGCGCAGTACCTTCCTGATTGGTCCGGACGGCGTGCTGCGTGCCGAATGGCGCGGCCTGAAGGTGCTGGGCCATGTCGATGAAGTGCTCACGGCAGTCAAGGAACTGAACCGCCAGGCAGCCTGA